The Crassostrea angulata isolate pt1a10 chromosome 1, ASM2561291v2, whole genome shotgun sequence nucleotide sequence AACACGGTTATAAGTAGAAAGTATacagtaaattgaaaaacaGAAATTTCCCACATTTGTGTGCAGtttttgcttgcttgtttttgTATGATTGGCACTTAGCGCGGATCAAGGAGGAAATGGTCGAgtggtggggggagggggggtggaGGTTGCAGAGTTTAATATATCAGAGTAATATATATATGAGTAAGTAATTACCTTTCTCTGAATTACTGTTAATGCATAATGATAACTACAACTTTAAAATTAAGGTCActttcaacatgtacatgtacctctgcTCTTCTAATAGAGTTTATTacaagaattatttttaaattatagcaATCAGTTGCTTTCtgaagattttgattttatcatCAATTTCATCTTATGTAAGGTATGTACAATGTTAAATTAAGAGGgtgtaaaagtacatgtatattacatgtatatacaataataatgtattttcatttttgaaaatactggTAAGCTAACCCTACAAAGAAACTATCCAGAATGTTAAGCTTAGCGAAGTAGTCTATTGATTACTTAATCTAAAAGTTTAAAACCCATCTTGATAAAGTGCCTGTGTTTAAAAGCCTACTTTTGTTGGGGATTAGATAATTCTTGTTCAGTGACGGAtcgtacatgtatgcataaccACACATTACATAACCGACTCGTAATATCGACAGTAATCTGTAACCATAGAAATGACTATTGACAGAGAATCAAATTGGTGCGAACATCCCCTCCTTGAATTTCAAAATTCGGTCTGCAAGATGGCGTGTCGTGGTCACGAATGGACTCGAATTTCAACCACTGGAGAGGAGGCACAATCAGAAATATCTAGATAATACAAAATACTCTCTCCGACAGTTCGTGCTGAGGAGGCATTAAACAGATTATAGATAGCTGACAATGGCCTCCATCATTTGGCCAGGTGATGCTTGGATTTGTTTCCTGTGTGTCTGGAATCAAATTCAACACCTCGAGACAATGGCAGGCATTGAACTGAATAAGTAGCCCAAGATATCAAAAACCACAAGATAGAAAACTGAACGACTTTATACAAAAGAATTCTTCTTCTTTCGTGACATTAATCAAAATGAGCTAACATTCGAATACTGAAATGGTAGGATAAATAGATATAGGTAAATAATACTGAAATGGCGTAAAGTCAGCGTCTACAACACGTGTGAGTGTCTATAGAGAGGTTACGAAAGGTTACAGAATACACAAATTTGTAACTTATGATTCCCTCTCAGATCCCCTTCACGATTTTGAATGTTTCCACGGGCCAGCCAATTTCGCCGATCTGTCCGTTTTTGGCCTTGGGGAACTTAGTTCCGGGCGGAGGTCTACTCAGGTATCCCATCTGGCTTGTCACTTCCGGTGATCGATCTCCGTTGCCGACCATTTGGAAGTCGGTTCTTGTCTTCACTCGCTGGTCCGTCAATCCGTCCGGACCTGAAATGTACAGATATTCTTGAGAATCAAACTCAATATGCAGCAGAATATTATATCAGATAAATTTAATGTATAATTATACGTATAAGTACACATATGACCAGGAACACACAGGCATAGGTGTCGGAGCCGGGGGCTAGGGGGAGGATGGGGTTAGCTTAGCGCTccccttttttattttaatcaggAAAAAACTAACCTCAGCAAGAGCGTTCTATtactatttataaattttacaatgaaccctggttacccccccccccgttaTTTTGAGGATGGCAAATATAGTTTTTCCTGTTTTGTCTCGTCAAGATTTTGAATAAGTCTCCCCCTCACAAACCTTCAATTTGTTCTGGACGCCTATGCCCAGTATACGCATATccttatcaatttttgaaaaatggctctatacatgtactaaaactTTAGATCCATGCATATTATTGTTAAGAAGGCAACGGAATGGTGGTTAGcgtatttagttttattttggtCCTTGTTAAAAAGATAAACTTTCAAAGATACACTCTATAAATACACTTACCAGTGAATAAGACAGGGCCCCTGTAGGCTGACCACTGTTGGTGGGAAGGGGGTCCCTGGGACTCTGCCGTGGACACGTGTGTACTAGAGCTATGAGTAGACTGGGGGCGATCGGCCATATTGCTGCAACAAATTACAAGTTATGTATGATAGTACTATATAGCCGCACAACATACAACTAGTGAAATATACATTAGCACGCTAGTCGTGcaactttcatttttgcaaCAAATCAAGTGTCATAACACGTAGCAGATAGCACAACTGACAAGCACCCCAAATATACAGTACATGAACCTAACGAATATCTTTTTAGCAATGTATCACAACAATTAAGGATTTTCAGTCATTTCATATACTAGTCAATTGCAATGTCTGAGTAACACACAGCAAATCAAGTATACATAGCAATTAGCACGACATCTGTGCAACACACAAAAAtccaacatacatgtacatagctaacagaaattatctttaaataagTTTGAAAAAAGACAAGAACTGTGCAACACaacaaatatcatttatatttagcCGATAACTCAGAAGGCGTACAACGTACGACAAATTATTGGCAAAATACCTATCCAACAGCGCAATATTAATAAGCGAGCAACACAAGTTTACCTCATCAATAACACAACATCTTGCAACACAACATATTATAATAGTACAGCAAGCTAAAATAGCATGACAGTCTTATACCATGCAACAAATCACTTTGGCAATATATATACCTACAATGTAGCCCAAAAGAGGATTGTGAGCAATTATACTCAACAAATCGGATTAACTTCGTCTTCAACTCAGTTCGATGCAACTCAACATAATTCAAACACCTAGCTAATACAATGACAGCCGTGCAACAATTACCCTCACCAGTAAAGCAATAGTTGGGCAACATGTCTACTGATATATTTAGCTAATAGCACGATAGTCGTAAAACACACAACAAATCAAGTGAGCATAATTTCTTAAAATCTTAAAGTAGAGCAATACGCAACACATTAAACATATAGATGTATCTTAAGATAATTGCCCTGTACCATACAATTTCATATAATAGTGCAAAATTACAGCAATATACACGTGcatgatgtatatatatcaaaatatcttgtaCTGCCTTTATCAAAAATCAGCATACACATTTTTGCAAGATGAGTTGACAAACTCAAAAAATTCATCGATGACCGATAAATTGAATTCTTTCGTTTGCCTTCACAGTAGCCTAGCAATAACAAGAAAGAAATATCTTGCCAGCTATGACTTCTGTAACCGCAAAACTACAATGCACGCAAGCCTAGCCTTAGCTTAGCTCTTCATTCTGGATGACATCTTTTTGTGTGGTCTTGAGCAGGTCGTATATATTTGGAATTTGTCACCTAAAACAGTTAAACGAGGGAGGCAAAGGTGTGTTGAGGGCCTCTACCCACCTCTCATATGAATAAGATTGAAACCACATCTAACGAAGGCAAAGGGGTCAAAAAATTCTAAGGGatcggaaaaaaaaaataattcggCGATAAAAGTGCAAAGTTTGGTCTGAATTCAGCAAATGTTTACATGACTGTATATTCACATTCTTGTACTAATATCTGCAAACAAGCTTTACCAGACGATGATAAATAGCTGCAATAACGAGGTTATGGAGATAATAAGATCAATGATATTTTTGACGTTTAATCCATACCCATGAACTCTGTTTGATTTACAGCCCTCAGACGGCAACAATACCACTTAACAATGCCAggttatatttattgttttaccTGTGATTGTACTTATATAggtaaataataacaagaacACATCCTGACTTACCTGTTAGGGTCTCCTGTTACCTGGTATTGTCAGGCTAATCGTCCCAATCTCAGGTGTAAACAGAACCTTAACGAGACAGGCCGCTCTAGTTCCCAGCCATTCAATGTTGCTAGGGGTAATCCGGATATCAGAGTCTTAACGATTCCGACttcaaatattataatttatttgttttattgatagCAAATTATCAGAAGAAAAATAGTCACTCGGAGATAATTTTCTGGAGACAAAGTTGACTTTGATTTCAATGCATTGAGAAATATCAAACTTTGTAGAACTTCTTAAGCCATGACCCAATACTGTCCGATAAAGGGGATTTTACAGAAGCCGTTTTAGTATAAATATCATTACATTTAAACGTTTAAAACACCTTTACAATCAATATATCGTTACATTTTAAAACCCCGACTGCTTGCGACGACAGCATTCCTTTTATTAAAGATTTCTGAATGCAATTGGATTTGGAGATTAAAGTTCGATTACTTCAACTGTCAAGCGTGCCTAGCCGGGTCGCGCTTATAACAAcgtaatgaaataattaatatgGCCAACTCTTggacaataaaattaattagGTTCCTTTTATCGACATTATAATACCAGTAAAGTACAGATCACTTTATGTCATGAATTCACGCTTTGGAGAATTCATTTTGAACTGGATAGACAGACCTCGATGCAATACCACAGAGTACTGAAACATTGCAGACTTGAACAACTTTTCGTCTGCAATGGCAGAGATTGGGCCAATGGCACCACTTCGCAGTTTGGTACATGTGCATTGTATATCATGCACGAGGAAGTGGTTTTTTAAACAGTGATGTCTGTATGATGTTCATGAACGAGGCGTGAACAAAACAACAGCACTAATTAACATTAATTAACGTTAATtgcttttatttaaataaaaggtcaagtaatttacataataaaaattatGCACAAGTAATTGTTGTAGTAACACCTAGTTCAGCGTATTGcaaatggtttttgaaatatcttttaAGTTCCGGAAATTTAAACGTTTGGAAATTGCATTAAAGAATGAATAGTGTTCGATATTATTTCTAAGCATATATTCACAGCAAAACCCTAATAGCATATAAGTCTTCCTAGCtgaccaaaaaacaaaaacaaaaaaaaaccaaacaaataaaaaatacacaaaaaaaaatcttgagaaTGAAAATTGTGCAAACTTCTTTAGATCTGAACCTAAATTGGCATCGACCTTCAAACTGATATGAACccatcatgcgcggatctagagggggggtcccgaccccccctggaaaatgaaaatttattaaatttacatagtaaaattatcgcgaaaatatgcctcggaccccccccccccccttgcaaacacaattatccttcggacccccccccccctggaaaaattttctggatccgcgcatgcccaTTATATCCTTTTTATAGGACCATAAACTCAAAAGGAATGAACTTGACGGGTTAAGACGTTAGCCCCATGTTAAACCAGTGCATGCTGTCAAAGAGGCGATGACCCGGTCCAGGAATGGCTattatcattttgatatcaattatCTCACTAAATTTAAATCCTACTCAAGACAAAAGCCCAGCCTTTATTGcacttttgataaaatttttataaataatccAAAATAAATCACAAACCAGCCGTAGCGCCACTTAATCTATCCATGTTTCGCCAAACATAAGCATCAGTTCCAAAAGAAGCCGATGTCTGACGTCAATTTGTGTAATGTTTGTGCTTGATACTTTAATTCTCGTTATAAAACCACCGGATGTtgatataaaattcacaaatgATGTGAGTTGGAGTTGACATTATACTACTCCATGATTTCACGTTTTTGCCTCTTGTTCTTGTATTTCTATTGGATGAACACGTATTACCCACGCAAAGCACTGACTGTTTGATCTACCAAAGGGCTGCTGACAGGAAAAAGTGAAATCGATTTATGGAGTCTGAGAGAAATGTCGATGTAGGGGACACACTGTGTTAGTATAGAAGAGAGGAATTCACCAGGGTGGCTCTTGGAGTTTAACAATATACCTGAAATTTTAAAGGTAAGTtattaaaggactatatatgataagggcctaaaatggccccctaaaatgaacatcatcattttactatcattcttttttttcttagtacagatatgtatgtgatgtgtttacataaatttcattttggttcaagtgcccacaatttagaaatatgacattgtaaagacaaccttttcccgccatttttgcatttttagcgtaaaacagcttgtttttaagcagtttttcctttcgaaaacatagagcgcattcttgaacaaataaaatattttaatcagagatgtatctagccaagactaataagtgacaaaaaaattttccttgttcaagcatgcgctctatatttcccattcgtaaatatataagaaaaatgtcaatttttggctgattttgattgaattatagaaatgctgtcacttctgacgtcatatactgccagtgagtgcaaataaatcaattaaatagatgaaaaatatattttatatgaactcttctaaaaaatttgttaccattttactgtacccgaaacacttaaaaaatggcgaattatgggggccaaattttaCTCTTATCATATATGGTTCTTTACGTTTTCTTTATCAATAATGACTAATGAAGAGCGGAAGGCAAATCCGAAATTACATTTAAAGAGCTGGTTACTTGTCTGATTGTTTAATTGAGAAAAACGAGCTGAAATTATGCATGCACTTTTAGAGCTTATTTGAGTTACGCTCTCCTAATAATAGATTTTTGTCTATAAATAGAGTAGGACCAATGTTAGCCGATGGTACATTATCGAAGTTATCATTAATCGAGATATTTTGATTTGCAAATGccatgtttacataattgacAAAAGCGGTAGAATCGACGCATATAAACATGAATCGGACTGCAACAAGGTTAACGGTGCGAACACCACGACgatatagtctgtcccaagctATAATTGTTTCTGTCACAACTGGAGGAATATGTAAAGGATATAAGCCAAAAACTATAATAGCTTAAAATGGCAAAGGATTGTATAACGAAAAtgttttaagataaaaatacacatacctgtgaaagaagtacgtACGactgaaatcgatgaaagggaaaatatccaagaaatcttcatttttcacttgtaaaaaaatacagaaaCGAAAACAGACTTCTTACTGAGATATATAATGGGAAATTTTGACATCTTTTCGCCATTCGGAAGGCACTCGGaataccttgcacaatttttcaacgttatcatccgtaTCTATTCAATGACTAAAACCTCATTGACTTCTTTATTTTTCGCCGTGTTTTGAATCCTGGTAAgctgaggggggggggggggggcctgttCTTGAAATTTGTCATGCTTTTGAATAAACATCGTTTGAAACCTggggtatttatgattatcgagaAATTAAGCAGATATCACAGAGTATAAATATTCTACaatcgattttcatgaaatatagGCGTTTTCGAAATCTAAAATAGACATTCAAATTCAAGTCGAATGATGTGTgtgaggagagagagagagagagagagagagagagagagagagagagagagagagagagagagagagagagaggggtgtAAAACGTTGTAAAGGACTCAGGGATAAAAAGCACACAACTCATTCGGTAAAAATCATATAACattgcaaatcatgagagattcaATATATAAActctgttgaaataaaacagaaacTGTATTTGGCGCGTGCTCCACTTGCGTTATGCTTGACTAACGATGTCTCTGTTGGCCGTTGTGGCCTATGACccttttgtttaattattcTGACAGGCATACGTAAATATCTTTCAGAGGATGCTGTAAGTAAGATGGAAGAAAAACTTTTACAAGATCCCCAGACGCCCAGTGAAACTGACGGTGGACACAGTTCGTGCTCACGCCGTGACGTCATTCTTGACGTATCCGAGTACCGCCATCTTGCTGGACAAGATGCATCGGTCAACCTTAATGGAGGACACAATTGCAACTACCACAGTTCACCGAATGTGGAATCTCATCATGACAAGGTAATTGAAAATTAATGCGCATACATTAATCAAATAAACACATAGgcattataataattatttcacGTATGAACTAAACAGTCTTGGCTGGATCGTTTGAATTTGATCCTAAGCTTTATGGAATGGAGACTTTAATCACTACTCAGAACCTTTATAGTGTGTTGGCAtggtgatttttttaattatttttacagagaCCATTTCCTCCCCTATCGGCGGATAGCAGTCCATGCTTGTTTGCTCTTTCGATTTTTTCCGTCGTTTGTTTTTGCCCTATAGGAATTTTTGCCGTTGTAACAGCCAGTAAGGTAAGCTTTATGTCATTAGTTTTCACAAGCGAtgataacatatataaacagtcATGTCTGtggcattttcatttcatttttggaTATCAATCAAACTTTGAAAACAATATAGGCCTATCGCGTAATAAAACGCTATCTCCATAgcgtaaaaaaaaaacgtcaggCTATGAATTTGAATGACTTTGATTAGTGGATGAGTGAAAAAAATCCAGCGGTATATTCTTTGTGCTGTAGTTGAAAATAAGGTTTTTGTCATGATTGAGATTTATCTGCCCTAACGTGAAAAGTAGATAACATAATTCAATTCCGTCAATACTTTTTCGTCGAAAGCGGGATTTCACTCTTGTTTATGAACGTCCCCTCTTTCGTAATAACATAGACTTTTTAAAGGAACTTGCGTTTTTCAGTTATTAGGGAAAATGATATGGAAAGTCCTTATATGTAGGTCAAATCTTTGTAGAATACAAGGCAACTACACCCCAACCATTCTTTCCCACGGGAAAGGAATAATATGTTCATTAAGTAGAGTAACTTCTTATTAAAGTACAACGGATTGTACATGTGTAAGTGCTATCCTATTCAATAACGATGTTACGTGTTTGTCAGGTTAAAATATcggtaactttaaaaaaaatccaat carries:
- the LOC128182692 gene encoding uncharacterized protein LOC128182692, with product MADRPQSTHSSSTHVSTAESQGPPSHQQWSAYRGPVLFTGPDGLTDQRVKTRTDFQMVGNGDRSPEVTSQMGYLSRPPPGTKFPKAKNGQIGEIGWPVETFKIVKGI
- the LOC128182681 gene encoding uncharacterized protein LOC128182681 encodes the protein MEEKLLQDPQTPSETDGGHSSCSRRDVILDVSEYRHLAGQDASVNLNGGHNCNYHSSPNVESHHDKRPFPPLSADSSPCLFALSIFSVVCFCPIGIFAVVTASKLLKARKEGNESSVETLTVRTRALVSLSLGVGIVTIVFCLIIYFVNIFGIRTYFT